In a genomic window of Lacrimispora sp. BS-2:
- the gltX gene encoding glutamate--tRNA ligase gives MSKIRTRYAPSPTGRMHVGNLRTALYAYLIAKHEGGDFLLRIEDTDQERYVEGAVEIIYRTLKETGLNHDEGPDKDGGVGPYVQSERQASGIYLEYAKKLVEKGEAYYCFCTQERLDSLKKTVEGQEIMTYDKHCLHLSKEEVEANLAAGMTYVIRQNNPTEGTTAFHDEIYGDISVDNSELDDMVLIKSDGFPTYNFANVVDDHLMGITHVVRGNEYLSSSPKYNRLYAAFGWEVPVYVHCPLITNEEHKKLSKRSGHSSYEDLIMQGFISEAVVNYVALLGWSPVGNQEIFSLEDLIKEFDFHNMSKSPAVFDMAKLRWMNSEYMKSMDFDRFYQLAEPYLKDVIKKDLDLRKIAAMVKTRIEVFPDIAEHIDFFETLPEYDTAMYTNKKMKTGSETSLALLKDVLPILEAQEDYSNDALYETLSKYVSEKECKTGFVMWPIRTAVSGKQMTPAGATEIMEVLGKEETLMRIRKGIELLSNGAL, from the coding sequence ATGAGTAAAATAAGAACAAGATACGCACCAAGTCCTACGGGCCGTATGCACGTAGGGAATTTAAGAACTGCATTGTATGCTTATCTGATTGCAAAGCATGAGGGCGGCGATTTCCTTCTCCGCATTGAAGATACGGATCAGGAGCGTTATGTGGAAGGTGCTGTCGAGATTATTTATAGAACCTTAAAAGAGACAGGGTTAAACCATGACGAAGGCCCGGACAAGGATGGCGGCGTAGGCCCTTATGTACAGAGTGAGCGCCAGGCCTCCGGTATTTACCTGGAATACGCGAAAAAGCTTGTAGAAAAAGGGGAAGCTTATTACTGCTTCTGTACCCAGGAAAGGCTGGATTCCCTTAAAAAGACTGTGGAAGGCCAGGAGATCATGACTTATGACAAGCACTGCCTCCATCTTTCCAAAGAAGAGGTAGAAGCAAATCTGGCAGCAGGTATGACGTATGTTATCCGCCAGAACAATCCTACAGAAGGAACAACCGCTTTCCATGATGAGATATACGGCGATATTTCCGTGGACAACTCAGAACTTGATGATATGGTCCTGATCAAATCCGACGGATTCCCCACTTATAATTTTGCAAACGTGGTAGATGATCATCTCATGGGAATTACCCATGTAGTGAGAGGAAACGAATATCTGTCCTCTTCCCCCAAATATAACCGTCTTTATGCCGCATTTGGCTGGGAAGTTCCGGTATATGTGCACTGTCCTCTGATTACCAATGAGGAGCACAAAAAGCTTAGTAAGAGAAGCGGCCATTCCTCTTATGAAGATCTGATCATGCAGGGCTTCATATCAGAGGCTGTTGTAAATTATGTTGCGCTTTTAGGCTGGTCCCCGGTGGGCAACCAGGAGATTTTCTCCCTAGAGGATTTAATAAAGGAATTTGACTTCCACAATATGAGCAAATCCCCGGCAGTTTTCGACATGGCCAAACTGCGTTGGATGAACAGCGAATATATGAAATCCATGGACTTTGACCGGTTCTACCAATTGGCAGAGCCTTATCTGAAGGATGTTATTAAGAAGGATCTGGACTTAAGAAAGATCGCTGCCATGGTAAAAACAAGAATCGAAGTTTTTCCGGACATTGCAGAACACATTGACTTTTTTGAGACTTTGCCGGAATACGATACTGCCATGTACACCAATAAGAAAATGAAGACAGGCAGCGAAACCTCCCTTGCCCTGTTAAAGGATGTGCTTCCAATCCTGGAAGCTCAGGAGGATTACAGCAATGATGCGCTGTATGAAACGCTTTCAAAGTATGTTTCCGAAAAGGAGTGTAAAACCGGTTTTGTTATGTGGCCCATCCGCACCGCGGTTTCAGGAAAGCAGATGACTCCCGCAGGCGCTACCGAGATTATGGAGGTCCTTGGAAAAGAAGAGACCCTTATGAGAATCAGAAAGGGAATCGAACTTTTAAGCAATGGAGCGTTGTAA